The DNA window AAAGAAATCTAATCAACTTAAACTCAAATCTAATAATTAAAGTGACTGAAGCCCAGGATCTTTTCATATACTTAACGGCGGAGCGTACAGGTACACTGGCAAGgagtaattaaaattttgccacatctttctctctctcttgtctGAATTGCACCAATACATATACCCAACCAGTAAATGCAAATCACCTGGCCCTGTCACAGGCAGTACTGCATGCACATACATggatactacctctgtcccataataatcttatttttcgtttttccatgtccaacgtttgaccatttgtcttatttaaaatttttttgcgattaatatttttattattactagatgataaaatatgaatagtactttatacgtgactattttttaaaagtttttaaataaaatttttaaataagacgaatggtcaaacgttggacacggaaaaacgaaaaatgaacAGATATAGTAtatagtactatatatatatatatatgcacgaaTTGACAGGGACGACAttggagaaaattttggaggaaaatgcTTTTGCATTGCTACCAGCTTGCACTGAAAGAATAAATATACATGTACTGATGTACGGATCGATATGTCGTATAGTACATATATCAGTTGGTAGCACTCATTGTGTGTGTTGTGGCCAGCCATGGCCATATTCCACCAATTCTCTGCGGTTCCAGTAGTAACTGCAGCCTAGGCAGTTGCATCGATCGTTCGCCGTTGGATCGGAGCTGAACGGTATGGATTATTAGCACAAACAACCGTTCATTGTACTTTTAGCTGCATCGATCATGGGAATGGACGGCCGAGATTGTGAGCAGTGTCCTCAGTGGCTTAAAGCTACCCTTTTCGtctcaaattataacaatttCTAGAGGTATACACGTCTATTAGCAATTTCTAGAGGTAATTGTTggctttttatgaaaaaaacttaaacgatatatttccaaataaaaaataatttataaataaaagttttatatatgtattcttaacgacttaaaagtcaatactaaaaaaataaacttcgacaAAAAGACctccaaaataaactctaaagttaaggttgaaaatttaaattttaatatataaacataaacagaagcgaaaagatatgaGTATAAAACTAGTTAGAAGAAAGCTGCAATTGGTTGAGAACATAGgtcttaaaaaaagaaaacatgtccaaaaaataaataaataaataatgattgtgattgtgattggttgagacaAAGGGTAGGTGGAGAAATAACATTGTTTTAGGACAAATGATGCAcagtaaaaatagttttatttttggacaAAGAGAGCAGCTGCTTGTCTGAAAATGGCCATGCATGGCCTTCTGCTCAGTTGCTCAGCATGGAGGAGGATAGGAGATAGCTTAGCTAGCAGTAGCAGgggaatgaatgaatgaatgaatgaattggaatgcatgtgttttgCATTTGCATGTGTCAAAAAGGTTGGCACAGGGGTGTAGCTAGCTCTCAGGCTCAGGCTCAGGCTCAGCATTGCCTGCTTTGTCAGTACCACACTACCACTACACTTCACATGTACTGGTCATATGTGAGGCTAgctatctcttctctctcttttttccttctcctgAAGAATTACAATTACTTCCCTGCAGGAAGCAAcacctgcatgcatgctcttTATCAACACCATTTCAGCTGCAAATTAAGACCTGTAACTCTACCACTCACTCCATCTTTATCTGATGAACTGGGGATTAATTTGGTGTATATATAACCAGGATTAACTAGTTCAGACATGCAAAATTATCCTAATGAAAGAGAGCATGCAAtgatgcatgattaattacttGGATGTTTCTACTGATGAATGACAGGTGAGGAGAGGGGCGGTGGATCCCATGTATGCATGATTAAACTGAGACACAAAGGAAGGTCGTAGCATGGTACTGCATTGAGTCATTGTTCAGTTCCTGCATCACCACCACCTCAGTTGGTTTCTCCATTTGTGGAATCCTGACAATGACCCCTCTCCGGAGCCATTTCCCGCACAAACGGTATAATAGTGCACCACCCCGTTTTAAGCTGGTAACAATGGTTGTGGTTTGAAACCCAAGTGATCAAGCTAGTATATATTGCAGTGATGGTGGTTCAGTATCATCTTAGAAGTTTAAGGTGATTGAAGATGTGTCTAGATGTATTTGTGCTCTAACCATGGTGTTCTCGGATGAACCATTTTGCACGGGATAATGCATATAGAAAATAAGGGGTTAAAAAGACATGTGTAATACATATAGAAAATGGGGgtaaagataaataaatggATACAAAATTGTCCATTGCTCCAATGTCCCATGGCCTTTCTCCTTGTACCACTCCTGCAGCATGCACCCTCTCCATAGGAATCTTCACCCTCTCTGTAGGTACTCTCTCTAGTTTTTACTATTTGAAAGTGTtgattttttacatatgtttaataatttgtttcaagaaatttacttaaatatgtaaaaaaataatttatttttaaagtacttgtaatgataaaagaaatcacaacaaaatatataataattgtgtaattctattgaataagataaatgtaCAAACATGTTTAAAAATCAATTGCGCCAATATATTGAAAACAGGAGGAATAGCCTACCAGGACAAATGGTACAATTGCCGAAATAATTCATGGGCTTGCAACATGTCTATCGGTACATAActtcatgcatatatgttgGAATGTTGGATTGACTTGCAACAACTTCATGCGCTTGCAACACAGGAAAGGATCATATACCCCTTCGTTTTATATCATAAATCACTCCTTTAAAATACACGAaaggaaaaacacatgaatagaaaaaagaaacatagaaATGCAATAGAATTGTATATGCAAAATGTAGGAttgaaaaacagagaaaaaatgataagCATGTCGTTTGGAACACAGGAATATAGTAGAACATAGTATTCTTTCTCAGCAATCATAATATGTGCTTAAACATCGTTATATAAAGGTACATGCATTGATTTGCCTTGGACTTCTTAAGGGAAAAGAAACAAGAGGTCCTAATGGATGTTGAAATCCCTATGGATTTCCTATGAAATCAAgggcaaaggaaaaaaatccttcAAAATTTATCTGTTCTTTCTCCAATCCAAAGGGGTGAATTAGTAACTAAATCATATAGAAATTgaatcttccttttttttctctaaaattcctataatcCAAAGGAGGGCTAAGACTTTTTGACATTGCTTACATTCAACTATGGATCAATATATACTTAtccagattcattagcacctatagaaaatactataaaatcatataatgtTAAAcgtaaaaagtaatttattgaTATTACTAAAATTCATCAATTCTAATACTAATATTCCTTTGCAACAATGCCGTATGAAACTAAAAAAGTGTTCCATATTCTTCCCAGTTTCTCCATGTTCTCTTTGTTTCCTCGTTCTTCATTGATAATGATAGCACTAGCTCCAACCACTATAGCTTTCTGCCATGCTTTGGCGCTCCCTTTTATTGTCTCGGGggtgattatttaatttacagaaaaagtcaaacaatatattagtaaataaaaaataatttgtgaataaaaatttatacgtataattagcgatataaaagtcaatgctgaaaaataaactttggtgaaaaaaaatcccaaaatcaatttaagattaaaaatttaaattttagcttaaagcataagtataaataaaaagacgtGGTCGTCGGTTTCATACTTATCATGGGTGCTTAATTCTATTTTGGCCCCTAttctattaatattaatatgacTTAACTATATAAAGATTCAGTGTCAAAATATGAGCAAAATTTATGCCAGACTTGTACTTTACCCtcatttttaactaaatatatgtgaaaattTATGTTAAACTAAAGGCAAAATTCTTACCAAAATGCTTAATGTCAAAACAGAGGCAAAATatgatcagaaaaaaaaacagaggcaAAATCACATGGTCCTGAAAAAAAGGAGCAAATCTACAAGTACATATTCTTCACACCGTCGTCTTAATGGAACGGAGACAAACACAAACTACAGTAACAAAGAGAGCACAATTAGGGATAAGATCTCAATTGAAACCAACAGTTGAGGTAagaatacaattttatttattgtctaATCATTTTTCAATTGTTTCTGCACCGCAAAATGGCAAGAGAAATAAAAGAGCGTGCTGGCAAGATATATATCATAGTACTCTTTGTTCAATTAATGCATCATCACCACTAAGTTAGGTTCTTCAAGTACACCAATGAGCGAAATCAGCAGGATAACACCGATAATACATACACAAAATGATGAGGATAAAAGGGACAAACAAATgtaatacatatacaaaatggGGGCCAGAAAACAGATACAAAATTGTACATGTGCCGCATGAAGAAACTCAACCTCACTGTGCTTTCATGGCTTTCTCTTTGCACAGCTGATGCCACTCCTGCAGCACGGCTGCCTGGAGCGCACGGTGCTCAGCTTCCTCAGCAGTGAGCTTTGAAAGCGTAGAGGGTCCCTTGGGGTTACCGAATTCATCCAAGTCCTCGTTTtgcttcttctcctcttcctcttcttcctttgTTTTCGCAGGCGGCACCTTTGGCTTGGCTGCCTTGAGCAGCGCTATTCTCTCCATTGAAACCTTCAGCCGCTCAGCGGCTGCGCTCTTCACCTCATCCTCGGGCATGTATTCCACAGCGCCATCAGTGATATCATCCAGCCAACCCTGGAGATCTGATTCGATCTCTCTTGTGATGGATTCATCAGATGCACGCACTACGAATTTGCAAATCATTGTGGTTGTTTCATCGCCCAGATCAACGTTCCGACTGACCTCACTTGCGCCAAAGATCATCATGCCCACAAATCCACCAAACCAAGTCTTCGCGGCATAGCATAACTGTAGAAGATTCATTTGTTATGGACCAAGAATCATGGTAGTGCTGTATACAAAAAAGAACCAAGGCAGCGGTGTAACACCATTTAGTTGATACAGATTAAGGAATGCTTACCTGGAACCCAGCTACTGTTCTGATGAAATGAGAGCATACTTGATGGAAAGGCTTTGAATAAATTGACTTCAATCCACTGAGGAAAGGAGAGCTATCATACTGCTGAGCAGCAGTGGCCTTGAAACCACTACCTTCATATGTGTATGTGCCAGTGCACTCCACCATGGCTGGCAAACTTGGCCATAACCGGAAATACTCAACTGGAGAGCATTCATATGGCAAGAGAAGTTCAGCTAGAGGGATCTTGTATGGCTGGCAGCGCAAAACAACCGGCTCCCCAAGCTCTGGCCGAAATGAGCGCTTTTGCCTCGTCATTTGTGAGCTCTCTTCATAATCTCCTTCATAGTCAGCAGGTCCTCCACTTCCATCAAACGGATAGTACAAGACTTGAACCCAGAGGGAGCATCTCTCAAAATGTGAAACTCCAACAGTTACACTACTCTGGACTGGATCCTGCAAAAATTCAAAAGGAATTTaacacaaaatataatttgaattgTTAACACCAGCAAAATAGTGCTTATCcaacaataaaattagttttaccATCACTCTTTTAGTCTGCCAATTTATTGTATGTTTGTATCTTGTTGGCCTATCCTGGAAGGCTGGAACAAGGTATATAACCTAAAGGTCCTAACCGTCAAGGCCAGATCGGGTTTTTATGTTGCTGGTTCATGTATTTACTAGTACTAGGAAATATGACCCTATATGCTGACACCAAAACGATTTTGATGTTATAGCCCCAAAACCAGAAGATATGGTTTAACCAGTAGTCTGTTACATCCAaaagtacataaaaaaaagactaagTGCTATAGAAAAGCTAACAAACACTGGAGCATTTTTAGTGCATTTTCTGGTTATTTCACACATTAGATTCTAAGACGGCAATATGGTGATAAAGGGAAGGTATTaaataacttaattttaacAGCAGcataatggtatatttgtagtCCCATGTTAAGCTGATTTTTCTGCCCAATGTGCACTACAGAATACTGAACAATCAACTGGCTGAGATATGGCAGTATTTGATGACCTTGGTATTCAGATTCTGGTCAATACAAAACTGAAAAGCTTAGTAGCTAAGGAGAGTAAATATCACGTTGAACCATAGTCAAAGCATTTAATTAAGCAAGTTATAATCCTAGATTTTGTTTGCTCCAATTCTCGCTGATGCCGAAGTCTTGCCAATACTATTATActactaatattttaaattattaatgtgCTGAACCTCCAAGTTTACAGAAAGAACAGAAATAGACACATTTGGATCCATATTTCATTGAAGCACCTGGGAAACAAGATTACGTAGGTGTCGAACAGTGCGGGAAAATCCATCCATGTAATACAGTGCTCCAGAGAGTCCAACTCGGATATCAACCCTGTTGAGCTCCATCTCAGTCAAATTTAAGATctgcaacaacaaaaattagtcaaaagataaataatattcAAACAATCAATAATAGATTTTAGAGCAAGCAATACATGCAGTTATTCTAAAAAACTTCAAACCAATTTACCAGATGACCCTGAAGTGTTCTAACATGTCcccataaattaaaatatattggcATAGACTTCCAGTAGTATGTCTACTAACATAAGAACTCCAGTCCATACCTTGGATAATAAAAGGACAATTATAGTGTTGGCAGGAAACCACAagcaaatttacaaaattatttccATGATGGagtaaaatattagtttatttaagTTTACAAATTACCACAGAACTAACCACCACTTAACAGTAACCATGACATAAAAGTCAAATtcaaaaacagagaaaagatGTGTCGATCAGGCCTTACCTTTAGATGTAGAGTGATTCTGCCATCAGTTGGATCTGCTAAATGATATGCTTCAATGTAGCATGGATCACTGCTGCCAGTCAAAGTATATGCTTTTGGGAGCTCTTTATGTAAAGCACCAATCCCCTTTGTTTGTAGGAGAGTTAACTGCGTGGGACTGGGCCTCCAAAGCTCCAGAATAGCTTTATGAACTAATCCCTCCAATTTCCTGTCTTGAGCAGCAGATGCTTCTGAGAACTGGACAGTGAGCTTGTGGTGGCTAAATGGGTAATCTCCTGTAGCATCACCTACACCAACCCACCTGAATGACATATCAGAAAGGTGGAcagttaatatatttatttcataatgCTTGTTCTAATAGAGGTATTTCTTTGGGAAACAAACTCACCTGTTATCTGGATGGTttgttacatattttattatttgcatGACATAGCGTGACTGATGTTTGGTGACAGAATCAGCTGAAGTACTTGCCCTAAATTCTTCCAATTCTTTACTGAGGAGCTGGCCTGCTCTTGCATTTCTTGTTCCCAGACGTTGAGCACATATGAGGACAGACTGCACATCTTGAATCCTATTTGATGTGGTGGTAGAGGAATCGGTATTGAACAAAATCTTGTGCATATTAGATATGATAATATTTAGCGGATCCTCTGGGTCATCAGCCAAAAGAGGATCCAGACCTTCAAGATCGAAGTGCTCAGAAATTGCCCATATCAACCGTGATGATATTCTTGGGGTATGGAcctgaaaaagaaactaagATTTAATAACTTGACAGGCCAACCTGTACTTTTAAAGCATTTAGAAGCAAATGGAAGAAATTTCATCACTGTTGTTCTTTTATTGACCAGTTCCATCTTGAAGAGTGTATTTTATAATTCAGTGCAAAATAACACACAGCAAGAACACATATAGCCAAACCTAATTGCAGGTAAAGCATTGATACAAACAGATACATTTCTGATCTTTCTAGATAAGATACAAGACTAACTTATAGCAAATGTTGATTTTAATGCATAAGTTTTTACAGGGATAGATGAACAAGTTAAACATCTCTTAGATTTCCCCATGgaaaagaatatataatagatataatGTCATTTCAATGAATGAAGAATAGACTAGTTCAGAACTATGTGGTATTatgcaaaatataatatgCTATTGTGTTcatatttaaacatttaagATAAGAAAATAAGGGCCATGACCTCACGAAGATCCCTGATGAGCTGCAGCTGCAAATTTCTAAGTCTTGTCTCATTTAGAATCTGATCTTGGGATGCACCAGCTTTAATTGTCTTTACACCACCCCTAGTATCATATATATGGCAAAGCCGAACAAGTAATTTCAGATAGCAATCAATTGCATAGGTACGCCCATCACAGTCCCAGAGAACACAGGGCCTGCAAACTTCTACCACATCCAAAGCAGGTTCTGTCCAATTCAATGCACCATAACCAGTTCCATAGGCTAATGCACCTATAACTCTGCTCTCTGTACCAGAATTATTCTGCTCAGGCAGTGGAAGAGATAGCTGGAAACAACTTTCAACCAGGGAGGCGACCAGCTCTTCCCTGAACAAGTTTTTGCTTGTAATGCTGTTTAGATCATCCTTCACCCTTACATCCTCGAAAAGAGAGATCACATCTGTTCCTGGAACAGGCTTCTGACCTCTTCGTACACTCTCCTTTGCAAAAAGATCAACACAAAGAGCGGTTCGACAAATACATGCCAATGCATGCATACGATCTGATTCTGCTCTCAAGTTTCTCACCATCTGAAGAAGTCTTTTGAACAGAGACACCTGTGTCATAAACATGCTTTTGTAAATCGAtcatcaaataaattaacattAGCACTCTCATATTCTTCAGAAGGCATGCACAGAAGGGAGGAAACTGATAGAACTAATtaacaactatatatatatatatatatatatatatgaaaattcaaTGTTGTTCAGCATAGATCAGACAATGGCAAGTGATCAACCTGGATTTCAAGTTTTCAACATTAGAAAATTCGAGTATAGATCCCTAGTAACTACCATTGAATGATATAAGAACTAAGAGCCAAGGTATCAACTCCAAGGATCCTTAATCATAAGGTTGGTTTTGGGTTAAAAAACCAATTAGTGAATATATAACggaaaataactaaaaaaataatcatcaaATTGGCTATTCTAAAGGAAAATGATCTAAGGCGATTGATTCAGCACCTGCATTCCAAGATCCAACAAATGCAGATTGGTCACAACAGCCCTGACAATCGTCTCCCTCATTGATGAAAACTCTTGCCGGTCCCATAGTGTAAGAATTGCAATGGTGGCAGCTGAAGCCCACTCTGGCTTACCTCCGGGCACATCGGCAAGTGCCAGCATATTGATCCCCACCTCAAACACAAGTGGCGGATCCAGAGAGCTAAGGAATGGCAGCAAGTGTGAGACAATATCCGACACCCCAACCAACTTCTCCGCGCTCGACTCAACACTGTCAGCTACTGTAGTGTCCCCCGGCTTGGCAATCTTGCGCAGCGTGTTCACCGCGCCAGAAGCAACCATTTTCGCTGCGTGCACAAGAGGGTACACGGTGACCCTGAATCTCTCTACAGGCATCACCATGGAGCGGGCAATGAGCATGTTGCGCCTGGACCAGATGAAATTGGTGGCATCGGCCGCCCACTGAGCACGCACCGCTAGTGCCCCCTCTCCGTCGACAAGCTTGTCCCCGGCAAGCCGGCTCATGCGGCGGGCATCCAGCTCCTGGAAGAGCCGAGCCAGCGCCTCaaaggccgcggcggccacggcgtcgGCGGAGTCCAGCGCGAGCTCGCCCAGGCGGCCCCACCACGTGGTGGCGTGCGCCATGAGCGAGGGGTTGGAGGAGCACATGAGCGCGAGGTCATCCCGCGGGAGGAGCGAGGAGAGGGATGTGACCGCCGCGAGGCGGAGCGACACGGCGGGcgaggagagcgcggcggaGATGTCGGCGTGCgccgaggagaggagggtggGGAGTAGGTGGGAGGGGAGCGAGGGGAAGGAGGcgatggaggaggcggcgacgtccgggTCGGGAAAGGAGAGATCCGAGCCGAGGGAGGAGAGCAGCAGCGGGTCGAGGAGGTCGGGGGGCAGGGGCAGCGCGCGGAGGAGGTCGAGCGCGAGTCGCTTGCAcaccgccgacgacggcgccgccagGATCTCGGTGGCGACGGTGCGCGCCAGCGCGGACACATCGCGCCCGGCCGCGCACTGCTGCAGCGCCTGCAGCAGCGCGGACGACTGCCGCAGCGCATCCGAGGAGCGCAGGTCGGTCGTGATCTGCGCCACGAGAAGGTCCATTTCCgcccggacgccgccgccgccgcagccgcactCCGGCGATCGCCGGAGATGGGGAAGATTGGTGGTGGTTCTCGCGCTCGCGCAGATctgaggaagagagagagcaacGAGCACGAGCGTCCccgagaagaaagaaagggtCGATTCGGGCCAGTACTACTGGCAAATGGGGCCCACTGCCAGCGGGATAGCCTCTCCCTCGATCCGGGCCGTCGGTGCGTAGCTTTGACCGGAAGTCAAACAATCGGACGGCGGAGAATGATCCTAGGCAGATTCCGCTTGCGCTATAACAACgactccaaaaaaaaaaaaaactcgaaaGCTTCTCGTCGTCTCGCGCGTCcatcgctcgctcgcctcgcctcgccgccttcTTCGCCATCTCCGTTTCctcgcgacggcggcggcttggtaTCCTCATCCGTTTTCCTCGTCTCTTCACCCTCGGGCGACTGCGCCACACTTCCCTTCCTCCCCTCGGCTCGAAGATTTAATGTATCCCTTCGTCTTCCCGCCGCGTGGTGTGAGACTTTGAGTAGGGCTTAGATTgatctgggtttttttttatttgttttgttctagCATCACATGCTGTGGGTAATGTGTGGGAAATGCAGCATGATCCGAGTCTGTTTTCTCTCCAATGCATCCAGTTTTCTGTCGATTTTGTAGGTTTATCTGCA is part of the Oryza brachyantha chromosome 11, ObraRS2, whole genome shotgun sequence genome and encodes:
- the LOC102720922 gene encoding protein TPLATE → MDLLVAQITTDLRSSDALRQSSALLQALQQCAAGRDVSALARTVATEILAAPSSAVCKRLALDLLRALPLPPDLLDPLLLSSLGSDLSFPDPDVAASSIASFPSLPSHLLPTLLSSAHADISAALSSPAVSLRLAAVTSLSSLLPRDDLALMCSSNPSLMAHATTWWGRLGELALDSADAVAAAAFEALARLFQELDARRMSRLAGDKLVDGEGALAVRAQWAADATNFIWSRRNMLIARSMVMPVERFRVTVYPLVHAAKMVASGAVNTLRKIAKPGDTTVADSVESSAEKLVGVSDIVSHLLPFLSSLDPPLVFEVGINMLALADVPGGKPEWASAATIAILTLWDRQEFSSMRETIVRAVVTNLHLLDLGMQVSLFKRLLQMVRNLRAESDRMHALACICRTALCVDLFAKESVRRGQKPVPGTDVISLFEDVRVKDDLNSITSKNLFREELVASLVESCFQLSLPLPEQNNSGTESRVIGALAYGTGYGALNWTEPALDVVEVCRPCVLWDCDGRTYAIDCYLKLLVRLCHIYDTRGGVKTIKAGASQDQILNETRLRNLQLQLIRDLREVHTPRISSRLIWAISEHFDLEGLDPLLADDPEDPLNIIISNMHKILFNTDSSTTTSNRIQDVQSVLICAQRLGTRNARAGQLLSKELEEFRASTSADSVTKHQSRYVMQIIKYVTNHPDNRWVGVGDATGDYPFSHHKLTVQFSEASAAQDRKLEGLVHKAILELWRPSPTQLTLLQTKGIGALHKELPKAYTLTGSSDPCYIEAYHLADPTDGRITLHLKILNLTEMELNRVDIRVGLSGALYYMDGFSRTVRHLRNLVSQDPVQSSVTVGVSHFERCSLWVQVLYYPFDGSGGPADYEGDYEESSQMTRQKRSFRPELGEPVVLRCQPYKIPLAELLLPYECSPVEYFRLWPSLPAMVECTGTYTYEGSGFKATAAQQYDSSPFLSGLKSIYSKPFHQVCSHFIRTVAGFQLCYAAKTWFGGFVGMMIFGASEVSRNVDLGDETTTMICKFVVRASDESITREIESDLQGWLDDITDGAVEYMPEDEVKSAAAERLKVSMERIALLKAAKPKVPPAKTKEEEEEEKKQNEDLDEFGNPKGPSTLSKLTAEEAEHRALQAAVLQEWHQLCKEKAMKAQ